The Salmo salar chromosome ssa04, Ssal_v3.1, whole genome shotgun sequence genomic sequence AAAACCAAAATAGTCTTCATTGCTCTTTAGTGGTGTTTCGATTCCCTGACAGCACTACGGTCATTCATTTCCCAAACATTCAATTTAAACTGTGTTCTTCACAAACATGATGTCCCAGAGCAGCATTAACATACCTTGGTTTCTGTGACTTTGAAGCTGTTCTTCACAAAGCTCTCAAACTTGGGCTGGAGTTTAGGCAACTTCCCTCCCTGAAATAGCAAGACATTACATTAGTCTAGATATTCAGAAGTGTCCCTAGTCTTTCGGTTAACAGTTCTTTAGCATACATCAGATAAGATCAGCTAATCAATGTTAGAAGGCCTGTGTATTTCCAGATTATATCATACACATGAAGTGTTTTATAATCCAACAGACACCAACCTTCTCCACAGTCACCATCATCTTGGCCTTGAGCTCAGAGATGTTGAGACCTGGTTTGGGGGTCTGGGGAGTTTTGGCAGTTACTTTGGGGGTCTGTCCATTTTTAGGAGTTTGTCCACCCTTGCCCTTGTTGTCAGGGGTCTTTGCCTGTGAAAACCAGACAAATTGTTAAAGACATGTAACATGACTAACATGCAGCACTACAATAATGCTCTCAGAAACAGAAGTGGCCATCTTTAGTCTCAGTCTTTTGGTAAGCAGTGTTGAAAACGCATCAGTAGATCATCAGCTCAACAAATATCATCTTCGACTAGATGCCATGTTATAGTAGGGCAAAACATGTGTAAGAGGACTAACCTGTTTTCCGGCTGGTGTGTTGGCTTTCGAGCCCTTTCCATTGTGGGCAGGAGTCTGAGGTTTGGACGGAGTCTTCTTAGCCTGATAAAAACAGCAAGGTTTCTTGTGACATTTTCTATGCTTTCTCGAGGGCAGAATGAGCATAGGCTTAAATAAAATACACTCACCTTAACAGGAGATTCTTCAGCCTCACTCTCTTCATCCTCGTCATCATCATCCCTAAAGAGGAGTCACATGTTACAACTCAACTCTTTATAAAACCTCAGCGAGGAGCAGGCGCTTTAGTCAAACAGACTTACTCCTCATCGTCATCATCCTCGTCGCCAACGTCCATCTTCATCTTTTTCTGTGAAGGGGAGAAAGGGAAGGACATGGTTAggtgcatggaggtgaggatgtGTGTAGCAAGAGCAAAGACTGGGAACATTCTAAGAAATGGGAGTGGCCGACATCAGTCTCAGTCTTTTGGTAAGCAGTGTTGAAAATGCTTCAGTGGATCATCAGCTCAACAAATATCATCTTTGACTAGAGGCCAACGCAACAGTAACGCAGGAGATATTTACACTGACAAGTGATTTCCAGCCAGTGTGTTGGCTTTAAGGCCAGTAGTCGGGACTAACCTGAGATTTAAGAGCCGGTGCTGATGCAGGCCTTTTTTTGGACGTTTgtacctcttcttcctcctcatcaTCTTCATCCTCGTCAAAAGACTGGTCTCCTCCCATCACTGGTGGAATAGTTTCAGTTAACTTTGAGTAGATAGGCTACATTCGCCATACAAGGGAATAGTCATCTTCAGTCTCAGTCTTTTGGTAAGCAGTGTTGAAAATGCGTCAGTAAATCAGCTCAACAAATATCATCTTCGACAACGGATGCCATGGCAGCACCAAAGAAACCATGGGAACAACCATGGGAACAACACCTATAACAAAGTCATACTCACTGACAAGATGCTGGCCACTGATGTGGATTGGCCCGGAACCAGCCTTGAGACGGAAAACTGCTGGGGGTGTGATTGCGAACCCACCAAGACACACCTGCAAGACACAATTAACATGAACACTACACAGGCCATACAACCACAATCCCTCACTCAGGGATGGCACAGCAGTATTGATGATACTCTAGGTTTGACTACTCACACTTGGCAGGGTGGAGGGTTTGAGCGAAGCCAGCACAGCTTTAACCTTCTGACCCTCCGTGTCCTGTCCTTCCACCTCCACGATGTGCAGCTCATCCTTGGTGCTGAGGTCCACACACAACTAAGAGCAATCGACAAGAGACACCAAGTTTAGAAATTGTTTCTCATTCCTATGAGGAAAAACAGATGTATATTTTATTCTGCAGAAAGACAGCTGTAACACTCACCATCCTTAAGTCTAGCTGGTGCTCAAAGTCATCCTCTTCTGGGTTGAAGACAACATCCTTCCCAGATTTCAACTCGCAACCTGTTGAGAAAAATAGTAAATTAAAAAAGGGTAAATTATGTAAGAGAAAATGATGCAGTGCTATCAGCAAAGGGATCCAACGTTGGGGTGTGCAACATGTGGGATGCCATAGTGTGGTTTCAGGCCTTGTTTAAGACAGTTAAATAGCTGATACAAAAAGACTCAATAGAACACTaatattttattaaatccgttttATTTCTTCTTTGGCTGGAGAAAAAGCCTGCACCCAAATCGGTCCTGGTGGAATAAGGTCGTCTACCCTGGACATATCCTTAAAAGGTAGACTGAGGTGAGGCAAACGTGGGCCACCAACCCACGTGGTTGAATGCGCACGTGCACCCTCACCATGTCAATgaaactagctagccaactaggtaGGTAGACAGGCCATTAAGCAACAATTTTTTGGGTCGCTTAACTACACAATTTACAAAGACATGTGCCacgttttatttaaaaaaatgtttgtcCAATCAATTTCAATCTGGAACGGTTACCCCCAAATCATTGACAATGCGTGCCATGATCATTGCACTTCAAATACTACCTCCATAAAGTGGAATAATTATAAACATAACTTTAGCCAACAATAGAAATTTGGCCAATGTTCACAAATTCGTTTCGCGCTGCATGGACATTATCTAGAGGGCCTTGTGCGCCATCTTTAAATAAAGCACGTGTTGAGAAATTTGATACGCATGGAGGGGTACCTAGCCAGTGAGAAGCTAATGTCCGTCACAAATAAGTCTGGCCCAGTTAACGTTAACACAAAACATACAAATCAACCGGGACACCAAGACCCTCAAAACATAACTCAACAAATTTGGTCTCAAGATGCTTGACTAGCTAGCTAGGATGGCTAGCCAACTAAAATTAGCTCACATGTGCTAACTAtcggctagctggctaacgttagctaagttgAGATCTCGTGGAtaaactacagagttgataactGGGTAAGCAAGTTCCATTACCAAATAGTGTAATGCAATGGTATTTAGACCATACGTTGATGAAAGTCCGATATGTCCCCCATTGGAGCTACAACTAACGTTACTGGTAAAGTTTCCTAATTGTGCTACTATTAGCTTGCTGTACCTCGTGTTGCTTGTGTCTGATGAACAGCATTTTTTTTTCTCGATACAGTAGCTAGCTTACTGATATGTTCATTAAAATAAAGTTCTCCCGAAAAACTATTGTTAGTTCAAATAGAGTATCTCACCATAGAGAAAGGTCTGTGGTCCCATTTGTTCCTCGTCCAGACCGTTCATTTTCTTTGCTGAGACAGGGCACTTCGAAGATCATGAAAAACTGACAGGCCCTCTCACTACGCAGACACAAGACCCGGGCTCAATCGCCACGCCTTCTTTCTTCTTCTATTGTATTATGGCATTCCGCAAACACACAGAGGTGCATGCTGCCACCTACTATGTGGGGTGAAAAACTGGGGAACTTCAACGCAGAAAAAAGAACACGGGGAAATATGGATGTATCAGTGCTAgaggtcactacagaccctggttcgattccaggctgtatcacaactggtcgTGATttggaggcccatggggcggcgaacaaattggcccagcgtcgtccaggttagagtTTGGCAGTCATTTtttataagaatttgttcttaactgacttgcctagttaaataaatacaaaaattcaCCATAAGTCACATAAATCCATGATCTGTAAATATATTCAACATAGCTCATAAATAAAACTACAATTTGAACTAATGCCGAACAGTGTGAGCAAATGGCTTGCTTCCGAAGCTAAGCAGGtttggtcctggttggtccctggatgggagaccaaatgctCCTGGAAGTGTTGTTGGAGGGCACCCTTTCCTCTAGTcttaaaaaatatcccaatgccccagggctatgattggggacattgccctgtgtagggtgcagaCTTTTGGATtggatgttaaacaggtgtcccgactctctgtggtcactaaagatcccattgcactaattgtaagagtaggggtgtcaaccccagtgtcctggctaaattcccaatctggccccaTACCATCATGGTcccctaatcatccccagtttacaattggttcattcatccccccctcctctcccctgtaactattccccagcttgttgctgtaaatgagaacgtgttctcagtcaacttacctggtaaaataatggttaactaaataaaaacaattctgtgctttacagaataaaaaaaattCTCCATTCCATTCATTGGGATATACTTTGTGTCACGTGATGCACAGCTGAAGCTAATTGGCCAAATAATTTGTCTAACTCTTTCCAACTGCGAACACCCACGTCAAACTACACCCTGAAATGAATTCACTTTTGAATTCACTCATGGCCGCGAGTGtttcttaatgaaccaaatcTAAAACAAGGGCAAATCCGGAAGTTCAGCCACCCTTTAAGATTCTGCATAATTTAAGGCAGACACAGGTCGCTGAAGCTGTAAAACAATAGTGTGGTCCAGAAAAAAACCCTAGAGTACAATACAACAATCTGCTCAAAGGTCTTTGCTTCGCAAGAGAAACTCTTTCAGCAAACCTTTCTTATCCACTTTGAGTCATGATATTAGGTGTTGTAGTGGCGATTCCCTATGAACTGCCACTGGCATAGGAGAGCGGTCCATAATGCGTCCACAAACAGCTTTCCTAACGTTACTCTTTTGGGGTGAAGTTCCCATTTATTGCGTATATAAATAGCTCCAAAACACATATTCCTATACAAAAGGTGCAGAGAGAAGTGTTCTATAAGCTATATATGTGATACAGTAACAACTGTATGTGCTCTCCTCGCCTGTGATAActcttcctggtcacctgtgctaCCTATATACACACATGAGACCAGTGACCCCAACATATGTTGTGAATTGTGATAACCCTTTCCTCTAGTGTACAAAACAGGTCAAAATAACCCTTGAAATACAACATATACATACAACTCATAAACAGGCCAAAATGGCTCCTACACACCAGCCCCTAATTGTTCTCTGACTTAGGAAGAAACAATTATACAAATGCAAAATAAAAGAAAAGTATCCAACAATGTATGAGTCTTCACGGAGGGACGATCTTCAGGTCCAGAGGTTGCTAGcacttagccccagctcagcctataacaaggtaagCTTGGTTGTAGGTTAACAGGGGGTGTGCAATCAATAATGGCACACTAGCTGTAGTATTTAGTTTTGTCTGTAATAATAGTTATAGTCTTTGTTGTCTGACATAGTAGTCAATGTAACAATGATGGGTTGTCCAGCTATTTTAGACATAAGGAAGCAATTTGTGAGTTTGTTTACTTGACTGCAGTGCTGCTAAAggctttgttcttaactgacttgcctagttaaataaaggttaaataaaaaaaatattttaaaaaggaaCTTTGAAGGCTGAGTGTGGCATTCCTgttgttgttggttagctagctagctacttcaccCCAAATTGACAGTAGTGAGTTCTAGCGACAATAAAATGGTAAACCATTTCTCAGAAGTCAGAACACTCAAGAGACAAAGCACAGCCCCAAAGCATTGGGAGTGGCTAACAAGCTGTTGCATGGTTTGAAAACCAGGCATTGCTTGCAAGCAAGCCTAAATGGAACAGAAAATAGCTAGCTGAATTTCTAACTTTTTAAAATCAGATAACACACCAATTTCTTTCCTCCACACTAGTCGGGAAAGAGTGCTTCGCCCTGCAAACAAATTACATATTGAAAAATATGATTTGCAACATTTTTCATTAGCTGGCTAGGCAGATCACCACTTCAGGATTTTAAAACTGAGCAGTTCTACATTAACAACTAACTAATTTGTTTATCTTTGGTTCTTTGTCTAAACAGTTGACGAGATCACCTGCTAGCTTTCAGTAGTGTCCAACGTTTGCCAGTTAGTTAGCTTGGCTAGTGGGTTGCCTAAACGTCACACTGTTACCATGGTTACTCCATGATATCAGTCTGAAAGAAGTcgctgtaaaaaaaaatctgcaatattCTCTAAAATTCAGAATGTTTAATAAAATGATATGAGGTTACTTTACCAGTTGTACATGCTGTTCGTCCTTTTTGGCGGTACTACGTGTAGATAGGGTATCCACAGGTTCTGTCGCTTGTATTTTCAATGTCTTGACATTGCACGTGATGGACAATATGTAAACAATAGCCGAATGTAAGAAGTCGACAGAAGCACATTTCCTCAGTCAGCTGGAAGTGTTCGTCGTTCGTTCGGGCTGTTTGCTGTCCGGGCTGTTTGCCGTTCGGTCTGTTTGCCGTTCGGGCtgttattaaataaaaaatggaagTACAAACCAATATACTGAATAGGCAGGTTATTAACCCTACTCTGTGGATATTTAGTCAAAAATTTCGAGCAGCAGAAGGACAAACAGCACAGACAACCAGTAGAGCaagtttacattttattttattcatgCTTCTAAGGAGCATTTACACCACAAATGGTTCAGCCTGTATATACCAATTAattgtgtattacagcctgatGAATCAGACTAGGCTAGTGGGCTCATGTCGAAAGCACACACTCTGTGTTGCATGCGCCAATGATCGAATTTAACATTCATATGAAAGTAATTtattgaacattttaacatcattTTTTGAATAAATACATGTTATACTCAAATTCTTCTTTGGTATCTTGGCTTTCTCACACTTTGTGCATGCCACCACCTACTGTGCGCTAGTGTGTGGTCAATCACGTTACATTTTGTGATAAACAAAAGGAAGGGGAAAAGTAAAAAATtgcaccaactaaccctacacctatATACCCCTATTAAATGAAACTAAAAATCAATAATCGTCCGTATACTCACATTTGATGAAGTTGTTGTTTATCTAGCTAGAAAGTGTTCTCCCAAGAAATTACTTAATGAGAATGACACAAAGATTATCCCAATGAATGGAGATAGCTGACTCTCATTTGAACACAGATTTGTAGATAGTAATACATCAACAGACGGAAAATTTGTCAAAAAATTATGTAAGAGTAAAATACAGATCCACAAGCACTTTTTGAATGCTCAAATGCACATTCCACAGTTGTAAATGTTAGGGATTTCTAATAATTTGCTCACAAATCGTTATAGATTTGTTCAAATAGTAGCTTTATTTATGAGCTATGTTGAACATATTTACAGATCATGGATTCATTTGTGATTAATCGTGAATATTACATATTATGGTTTAATTTGTGTAATATTTGATTATATTCACAGATCATAGTTTTGTTTGTGAGTTATGTTGAATATACGCACGGATCGTGGTAGACACACTTACAGAAACTATTCTAATAAATCTACTTTCTTCACTATCAGTATTTCTGATGAATAAGATTTTCTGCAGGCTGCGGGGCATCCATTGCCATTTCTTCCTAATTTCCACTCACTCCTTTAATTATTTGCACTGCCTCCACATAAGAGAAGTGCTGGACAGCCCTGATTCTTCCTATGTCAACCTCCTTAAGGCACTCCTGGAACTCGAAGGTAGTTCCAACCACATCTTCTTTCTAGAATGCGGGAAGATTTTTATTGGTCTAGTCCTTTCATCATAGCTTTTGACGGAAAGAGGCGTATTTATTATCATTGATTATCTTAATATTTTCTTTGATTCACagatccccctttctctccccacacacacacacacacacacacacacacacacacacacagagagagagagaacacaacataTTCTCAAAAACATTTTATTGATAGCATTTGCACTGTACAACATAACATGAAAGCTGAAACTCTCCCATCTAAATCTTTCCCAGTCTGAGATTTTGTATGAGGTGCACCTGTTGCTTACATTTTGTATTCATATTGTTTTTCCCGTTTGAAACCTGGAGCTAAACTAATTCAATATATTTACCATCTTGCACACTGAGGAGGAACTGACAAAGTCAACACAAATGAGTAATTCCTTgaagaaaaataataatttttcGACATTAGAAGAGTGGTGGCTTTGttctgtgatatatatatatatatctttttgttTTAGCTAACTactgtgtctcagtgtctctccaTACCTTTGTTTTACTGACACATTCCCTCACTCCATAATAATACTTAGTTCACATTTCTGTTTTCCTCAATGGGTTTAGACACATATATACTGTAAATGCACACTTCAACAGATAAGTCACTCCAGTCATATTGCATTACGCAGATGGTCATTTCACATCATTAGTTAGATCCAGCCAACATACAAGATTATGTATCATCATAGTCATAAACCAAGTCTATTGGATGTATTTGTAAGCACACATTATAACAGGCATCcgtcagggacagacagacaactacagGAATAGACGGGAGAGCGACAGCAAAGCCAACACAGAGGTACGGAGGTCACCACGACAGTAGTAAAACAGACACGACATATGACACTTAAAACCAACAAATAATACATTCGGGACAACCTCATATTTTACAGCATAAACACGTTAATAAATAAGTAGATAAGTAGATCATATTGGTCCATAAATCATTCACTGGACGCATGAGTTAAATACAGAGGTCAAGAGGTTATTAAAGGTCCCTGTCCTGGTCAAGCACATGGATGGTCGGTTGGGCACACAGAGTAGAATCacgattctatttctatggtagggagggagggatcccTCTGGGTCAAGCATGCATCTATTTTGGCAAAAAGAACAAAGTCAAAAGAACCCAAAGTAGCCCAGTGTAGTTTCCGGAGGTAGGGTTTCCACATATTAAGCGGGGAGCAGCGTATAGGTTTGAGTTTTCTCAGCTGTTTCACACTTCAGTCTGTGTTGTATGATCATCTGATTTACAAACCTTCATGTCACATAAAAAGGCAGAAAGCATTATCCAGATAA encodes the following:
- the LOC106603211 gene encoding nucleophosmin isoform X2 — protein: MNGLDEEQMGPQTFLYGCELKSGKDVVFNPEEDDFEHQLDLRMLCVDLSTKDELHIVEVEGQDTEGQKVKAVLASLKPSTLPSVCLGGFAITPPAVFRLKAGSGPIHISGQHLVMMGGDQSFDEDEDDEEEEEVQTSKKRPASAPALKSQKKMKMDVGDEDDDDEEDDDDEDEESEAEESPVKAKKTPSKPQTPAHNGKGSKANTPAGKQAKTPDNKGKGGQTPKNGQTPKVTAKTPQTPKPGLNISELKAKMMVTVEKGGKLPKLQPKFESFVKNSFKVTETK
- the LOC106603211 gene encoding nucleophosmin isoform X1, with translation MNGLDEEQMGPQTFLYGCELKSGKDVVFNPEEDDFEHQLDLRMLCVDLSTKDELHIVEVEGQDTEGQKVKAVLASLKPSTLPSVCLGGFAITPPAVFRLKAGSGPIHISGQHLVMMGGDQSFDEDEDDEEEEEVQTSKKRPASAPALKSQKKMKMDVGDEDDDDEEDDDDEDEESEAEESPVKAKKTPSKPQTPAHNGKGSKANTPAGKQAKTPDNKGKGGQTPKNGQTPKVTAKTPQTPKPGLNISELKAKMMVTVEKGGKLPKLQPKFESFVKNSFKVTETKTIEELWKWRQTVEDSK